In Trueperaceae bacterium, a single window of DNA contains:
- a CDS encoding Nif3-like dinuclear metal center hexameric protein — MKREELVAWLDEYLDVGSFAAADASLNGLQVEGASEVAKVAVAVDASLNTFQQAAAHGADLLIVHHGLFWGRPEPVTGMHRARVKFLLDHDLSLYASHLPLDAHREVGNNWGLARALGMTDLSPFGTHRGVAIGVKGSFETPRPLRELAEELEAKLGEQVLVHAGGPDPVTSLGIVSGGAAWDLVTAAEEGLDAFLTGEPRHEVFYHAFERGINGLFGGHYMTETVGVNLLARELEERFGLTTEFILMPTGL; from the coding sequence ATGAAGCGTGAAGAACTAGTCGCGTGGCTCGACGAGTACCTCGACGTGGGGTCCTTCGCCGCGGCCGACGCCAGCCTCAACGGACTCCAGGTCGAGGGCGCGTCCGAGGTGGCGAAGGTCGCCGTCGCCGTCGACGCCTCGCTCAACACCTTCCAGCAAGCGGCGGCGCACGGCGCCGACCTGCTGATCGTCCACCACGGCCTCTTCTGGGGCCGGCCCGAGCCGGTCACGGGCATGCACCGCGCCCGCGTCAAGTTCCTGCTCGACCACGACCTAAGCCTCTACGCGAGTCACCTACCCCTCGATGCCCACCGCGAGGTCGGCAACAACTGGGGTCTGGCGCGCGCACTCGGCATGACGGATCTCAGCCCGTTCGGGACGCACCGCGGCGTCGCCATAGGCGTCAAGGGCAGCTTCGAGACCCCCCGTCCCCTGCGCGAACTCGCGGAGGAGCTCGAAGCGAAGCTCGGCGAGCAGGTCCTCGTGCACGCGGGCGGCCCCGACCCCGTGACCAGCCTGGGCATCGTCTCGGGCGGAGCGGCCTGGGACCTCGTGACGGCGGCCGAGGAGGGCCTCGATGCGTTCCTCACCGGGGAACCCCGTCACGAGGTCTTCTATCACGCGTTCGAGCGGGGCATCAACGGGCTGTTCGGCGGTCATTACATGACCGAGACGGTCGGGGTGAACCTGCTGGCGCGGGAGCTGGAGGAACGGTTCGGCCTCACCACCGAGTTCATCCTGATGCCCACCGGCCTCTGA
- a CDS encoding aspartate aminotransferase family protein gives MRVLDILGIAGPLRVLNPWELEDPSGRHLIHAGGYAAMPFGEAYPPLLDFVRAYLAGNRQLGLPQQSLSEWRAALAANLVTLLASVAPSHADSHVYFGNSGAEAVEAALKMARAARPRASTFINFARAYHGKTHGALALTPNEEYQGPFRPLAPDVITLPYGDADAFADALRRQADRICAVVIEPVQGEGGVIVPPDGYLRQVGVLAREHGVLVIADEIQTGLGRTGTWFASVAAGMDPDIITLAKPLGGGIVPVSATIARSAVYRALLPGLASKRHSTTFGGGSLAMAVALKSLELLVVEDLPHRSAVGGRYGLERLTAMARRFPNLVDSVRGAGMLFAVSLKPVVGFKVPGVSEEDVQTLAAALFLRELHLGGVHGCYSTNASRTARLTPPLNQPDDTLVEMFDRVEAVMERNPTPLSMLKRLPLPRMLKLARLALA, from the coding sequence ATGCGCGTCCTCGACATCCTGGGCATCGCCGGCCCGCTGCGAGTGCTCAACCCGTGGGAACTCGAGGACCCCTCGGGGCGTCACCTCATCCACGCGGGCGGTTACGCGGCGATGCCGTTCGGGGAGGCCTACCCGCCCCTGCTCGACTTCGTGCGCGCCTACCTGGCGGGCAACCGCCAGCTGGGGTTGCCCCAGCAGTCGTTGAGCGAGTGGCGCGCCGCGTTGGCGGCGAACCTGGTGACCCTCCTCGCGAGCGTCGCCCCGAGCCACGCCGACAGCCACGTGTACTTCGGCAACTCGGGCGCCGAGGCGGTCGAGGCGGCGCTGAAGATGGCGCGCGCGGCTCGGCCACGCGCGAGCACGTTCATCAACTTCGCCCGCGCCTACCACGGCAAGACGCACGGCGCGCTCGCGCTGACCCCCAACGAGGAGTACCAGGGTCCCTTCCGGCCCCTGGCCCCCGACGTCATAACTCTGCCGTACGGGGACGCGGACGCGTTCGCAGACGCCCTCCGGCGCCAGGCCGACCGCATCTGCGCCGTCGTGATCGAACCCGTGCAGGGCGAGGGCGGCGTGATCGTGCCTCCGGACGGTTACCTGCGGCAGGTGGGCGTCCTCGCTCGTGAGCACGGCGTCCTGGTGATAGCCGACGAGATCCAGACGGGGTTGGGACGCACCGGCACATGGTTCGCCAGCGTGGCGGCCGGTATGGATCCCGACATCATCACCCTGGCCAAACCCCTCGGGGGCGGCATAGTGCCCGTGAGCGCCACCATCGCCCGCAGCGCGGTGTACAGGGCACTGTTACCGGGCCTCGCCTCCAAGCGCCACTCGACGACCTTCGGCGGGGGCTCGCTGGCGATGGCGGTGGCACTCAAGTCGCTCGAGCTGCTCGTGGTGGAGGACCTGCCGCACCGCTCGGCCGTCGGCGGCCGCTACGGCCTGGAGCGCCTCACGGCGATGGCGCGCCGCTTCCCCAACCTCGTGGACTCCGTCCGCGGCGCGGGGATGCTCTTCGCCGTCTCCCTAAAGCCGGTGGTCGGCTTCAAGGTGCCCGGGGTGTCGGAGGAGGACGTCCAGACGTTGGCGGCGGCGCTGTTCCTCCGCGAGTTGCACCTGGGCGGCGTGCACGGTTGCTACTCGACGAACGCGAGCCGCACCGCCCGCCTCACGCCCCCCCTCAACCAGCCGGACGACACGCTCGTGGAGATGTTCGACCGCGTCGAGGCCGTCATGGAGCGCAACCCCACCCCGTTGTCGATGCTCAAGCGCCTTCCGCTGCCGCGCATGCTAAAGCTGGCGCGGCTGGCGCTGGCCTGA